One Enterobacter asburiae genomic window, TTGCTGAAGAAGGTAGAGAAAGCGGTGGAAAGCGGAGACAAGAAGCCCCTGCGCACTTGGTCCCGTCGTTCAACGATCTTTCCTAACATGATCGGTTTGACCATCGCTGTCCATAATGGTCGTCAGCACGTTCCAGTCTTTGTTACCGACGAAATGGTTGGTCACAAACTGGGTGAATTCGCACCGACTCGTACTTATCGCGGCCACGCTGCTGATAAAAAAGCGAAGAAGAAATAAGGTAGGAGGAAGAGATGGAAACTTTAGCTCAACATCGCCATGCTCGTTCTTCTGCTCAGAAGGTTCGCCTTGTTGCTGACCTGATTCGCGGTAAGAAAGTGTCGCAGGCCCTGGACATCCTGACCTATACCAACAAGAAAGCTGCGGTATTGGTCAAGAAAGTACTGGAATCTGCCATTGCTAACGCTGAACACAACGATGGCGCTGACATCGACGATCTGAAAGTCGCGAAAATTTTCGTAGATGAAGGCCCAAGCATGAAGCGCATTATGCCGCGTGCGAAAGGTCGTGCAGATCGCATCCTGAAGCGCACCAGCCACATTACTGTGGTTGTGTCCGATCGCTGAGACTCTGGAGACTAGCAATGGGTCAGAAAGTACATCCTAATGGTATTCGCCTGGGTATTGTAAAACCATGGAACTCTACCTGGTTTGCGAACACCAAAGAATTCGCTGACAACCTGGACAGCGATTTTAAAGTACGTCAGTACCTGACTAAGGAACTGGCTAAAGCGTCTGTATCTCGTATCGTTATCGAGCGTCCAGCGAAGAGCATCCGTGTGACTATTCACACTGCTCGCCCTGGCATCGTTATCGGTAAGAAAGGCGAAGACGTAGAAAAACTGCGCAAGGTCGTAGCGGATATCGCTGGCGTTCCTGCACAGATCAATATCGCTGAAGTTCGTAAGCCTGAACTGGACGCTAAATTGGTTGCTGACAGCATCACTTCACAGCTGGAACGTCGTGTTATGTTCCGTCGTGCTATGAAGCGTGCTGTACAGAACGCAATGCGTCTGGGCGCTAAAGGTATCAAAGTTGAAGTTAGCGGCCGTCTGGGCGGCGCGGAAATCGCACGTACCGAATGGTACCGCGAAGGTCGCGTACCGCTGCACACTCTGCGTGCTGACATCGACTACAACACCTCTGAAGCGCACACCACTTACGGTGTAATCGGCGTTAAGGTATGGATCTTCAAAGGTGAGATCCTGGGTGGTATGGCTGCTGTTGAACAACCGGAAAAACCGGCTGCTCAACCTAAAAAGCAGCAGCGTAAAGGCCGTAAATAAGGAGCGTCGCTGATGTTACAACCAAAGCGTACAAAATTCCGTAAAGTGCACAAAGGCCGCAACCGTGGTCTGGCGCAGGGTACGGATGTTAGCTTCGGCACTTTCGGTCTGAAAGCTGTTGGCCGTGGTCGTCTGACTGCACGTCAGATCGAAGCAGCACGTCGTGCAATGACCCGTGCAGTTAAGCGTCAAGGTAAGATCTGGATCCGTGTATTCCCGGACAAACCGATCACCGAGAAGCCGCTGGAAGTTCGTATGGGTAAAGGTAAAGGTAACGTGGAGTACTGGGTTGCCTTGATCCAACCGGGCAAAGTCCTTTATGAAATGGACGGTGTTCCGGAAGAGCTGGCCCGTGAAGCCTTCGGCCTGGCAGCAGCGAAACTGCCTATCAAAACCACCTTTGTAACTAAGACGGTGATGTAATGAAAGCAAAAGAGCTGCGTGAAAAAAGCGTTGAAGAGCTGAACGCTGAGCTGCTGAACCTGCTGCGTGAGCAGTTCAACCTGCGTATGCAGGCTGCAAGTGGCCAGCTGCAACAGACTCACCTGCTGAAGCAAGTGCGTCGCAATGTTGCACGCGTTAAGACTTTACTGACTCAGAAGGCGGGTGCGTAATGACCGATAAAATCCGTACTCTGCAAGGTCGTGTTGTTAGCGACAAAATGGAGAAATCCATTGTTGTAGCTATCGAACGCATTGTGAAACACCCGATCTACGGTAAATTCATCAAGCGTACGACCAAACTGCACGTACATGACGAGAACAACGAATGTGGTATCGGCGACAAGGTTGAAATCCGTGAATGCCGTCCACTGTCCAAGACTAAGTCCTGGACGCTGGTTCGCGTTGTAGAGAAAGCGGTTCTGTAATACAGTACGCCTTCTCAATACGAATAAACGGCTCAGCGATGAGCCGTTTATTTTTTCTACCCATATTGCAGAAGCGGTGTTATAATGCCGCGCCCTCGATATGGGGCTTTTTAACGGCTCTGATTTTAGAGTCTCAGGTAGTAGTTGACATTAGCGGAGCACTAAAATGATCCAAGAACAGACTATGCTGAACGTCGCCGACAACTCCGGTGCACGTCGCGTAATGTGTATCAAGGTTCTGGGTGGCTCGCACCGTCGCTACGCAGGCGTAGGCGACATCATCAAGATCACCATCAAGGAAGCAATTCCACGTGGTAAGGTCAAAAAAGGTGATGTGCTGAAGGCGGTAGTGGTGCGCACCAAGAAGGGTGTTCGTCGCCCTGACGGTTCTGTCATTCGCTTCGATGGTAATGCATGCGTTATTTTAAACAATAACAGCGAGCAGCCTATCGGCACGCGTATCTTTGGGCCGGTAACTCGTGAACTTCGTACTGAGAAGTTCATGAAAATTATCTCTCTGGCACCAGAAGTACTCTAAGGAGCGAATCATGGCAGCGAAAATCCGTCGTGATGACGAAGTTATCGTGTTAACCGGTAAAGATAAAGGTAAACGCGGTAAAGTAAAAAATGTTCTGTCTTCCGGCAAACTTGTCGTTGAAGGTATCAACCTGGTTAAGAAACATCAGAAGCCGGTTCCGGCCCTGAACCAACCAGGTGGCATCGTTGAAAAAGAAGCTGCTATTCAGGTTTCTAACGTTGCAATCTTCAATGCGGCTACCGGCAAGGCTGACCGTGTAGGCTTTAGATTCGAAGACGGCAAAAAAGTCCGTTTCTTCAAGTCTAACAGCGAAACTATCAAGTAATTTGGAGTAGTACGATGGCGAAACTGCATGATTACTACAAAGACGAAGTAGTTAACAAACTCATGACTGAGTTTAACTACAATTCTGTCATGCAAGTCCCTCGGGTCGAGAAGATCACCCTGAACATGGGTGTTGGTGAAGCGATCGCTGACAAGAAACTGCTGGATAACGCAGCAGCTGACCTGACAGCAATCTCCGGTCAAAAACCGCTGATCACCAAAGCACGCAAATCTGTTGCAGGCTTCAAAATCCGTCAGGGCTATCCGATCGGCTGTAAAGTAACTCTGCGTGGCGAACGCATGTGGGAGTTCTTTGAGCGCCTGATCACTATTGCTGTTCCACGTATCCGTGACTTCCGTGGCTTGTCCGCTAAGTCTTTCGACGGTCGTGGTAACTACAGCATGGGTGTCCGTGAGCAGATCATCTTCCCAGAAATCGACTACGATAAAGTCGACCGCGTGCGTGGTTTGGATATTACCATTACCACTACTGCGAAATCTGACGAAGAAGGCCGTGCTCTGCTGGCTGCCTTTGACTTCCCGTTCCGCAAGTAAGGTAGGGTTACTGAATGGCTAAGCAATCAATGAAAGCACGCGAAGTAAAGCGCGTAGCTTTAGCTGATAAATTCTTCGCTAAACGCGCTGAACTGAAAGCGATCATTTCTGATGTGAACGCTTCCGACGAAGATCGTTGGAATGCGGTTCTCAAGCTGCAGTCTCTGCCGCGTGATTCCAGCCCGTCTCGTCAGCGTAACCGCTGTCGTCAAACAGGTCGTCCACATGGTTATGTGGGCAAGTTTGGGTTGAGCCGTATCAAACTGCGTGAAGCCGCTATGCGCGGTGAAGTGCCAGGCTTGAAAAAGGCTAGCTGGTAATTACCAATTGAATCACGGGAGTAAAGACAGATGAGCATGCAAGATCCGATCGCGGATATGCTGACCCGTATCCGTAACGGTCAGGCCGCGAACAAAGTTGCGGTCACCATGCCTTCCGCCAAGCTGAAAGTGGCAATTGCCAACGTGCTGAAGGAAGAAGGTTTTATCGAAGATTTTAAAGTTGAAGGCGACACCAAGCCGGAACTGGAACTTACTCTCAAGTATTTCCAGGGTAAAGCTGTTGTAGAAAGCATTCAGCGTGTCAGCCGCCCAGGTCTGCGCATCTATAAGAAAAAAGATGAGCTGCCGAAAGTTATGGCTGGTCTTGGTATCGCAGTTGTTTCTACCTCTAAAGGTGTTATGACTGATCGTGCAGCGCGCCAGGCTGGTCTTGGTGGCGAAATTATCTGCTACGTAGCCTAATCGGAGGAAAGAATGTCTCGTGTTGCTAAAGCACCGGTCGTTATTCCTGCCGGCGTTGATGTAAAAATCGACGGTCAGGTTATTACGATCAAAGGTAAAAACGGCGAGCTGACTCGTACCCTCAACAAAGCTGTTGAAGTTAAACATGCAGATAACGCTCTGACCTTCGGTCCACGTGATGGTTTCGTGGATGGATGGGCTCAGGCTGGTACCGCGCGTGCCCTGCTGAACTCAATGGTTGTTGGTGTTACCGAAGGCTTCACTAAAAAGCTTCAGCTGGTTGGTGTAGGTTATCGTGCAGCTATCAAAGGGAATGCAGTAGGCCTGTCTCTGGGCTTCTCACACCCTGTTGAGCATCCGCTGCCGGCCGGTATCACTGCAGAATGTCCGACTCAAACTGAAATCGTGCTGAAAGGCGCTGATAAACAGCTGATCGGTCAGGTTGCAGCAGATCTGCGCGCCTACCGTCGTCCTGAGCCTTACAAAGGCAAGGGTGTTCGTTACGCCGACGAAGTCGTGCGTACCAAAGAGGCTAAGAAGAAGTAAGGTAACACTATGGATAAGAAATCTGCTCGTATCCGTCGTGCGACCCGCGCACGCCGCAAGCTCAAAGAGCTGGGTGCAACTCGCCTGGTGGTACATCGTACCCCGCGTCATATTTACGCACAGGTAATTGCACCGAACGGTTCTGAAGTTCTGGTAGCTGCTTCTACTGTAGAAAAAGCTATCTCAGAACAATTGAAGTACACCGGTAACAAAGACGCCGCTGCAGCTGTGGGTAAAGCTGTTGCTGAACGCGCTCTGGAAAAAGGCATCAGCAATGTTTCCTTTGACCGTTCCGGGTTCCAATATCATGGTCGTGTCCAGGCACTGGCAGATGCTGCCCGTGAAGCTGGCCTTCAGTTCTAAGGTAGAGGTGTAAGATGGCTCACATCGAAAAACAGGCTGGCGAACTGCAGGAAAAGCTGATCGCGGTAAACCGCGTATCTAAAACCGTTAAAGGTGGTCGTATTTTCTCCTTCACAGCTCTGACTGTAGTAGGCGATGGTAACGGTCGCGTTGGTTTTGGTTACGGTAAAGCGCGTGAAGTTCCAGCAGCGATCCAGAAAGCGATGGAAAAAGCCCGTCGCAATATGATTAACGTCGCGCTGAACAACGGCACCCTGCAGCACCCAGTTAAAGGTGTTCACACGGGTTCTCGTGTATTCATGCAGCCAGCTTCAGAAGGTACCGGTATCATCGCCGGTGGTGCAATGCGCGCCGTTCTGGAAGTTGCTGGGGTTCATAACGTTCTGGCCAAAGCATATGGTTCCACCAACCCGATCAACGTGGTTCGTGCAACTATTGATGGCCTGGAAAATATGAATTCTCCAGAAATGGTCGCTGCCAAGCGTGGTAAATCCGTTGAAGAAATTCTGGGGTAATTGACCATGGCAAAGACTATTAAAATCACTCAAACCCGCAGTGCAATCGGTCGTCTGCCGAAACACAAGGCAACGCTGCTTGGCCTGGGTCTGCGTCGTATTGGTCATACCGTTGAGCGCGAGGATACTCCTGCTGTTCGTGGTATGGTCAACGCGGTTTACTTCATGGTTAAAGTTGAGGAGTAAGAGATGCGTTTAAATACTCTGTCTCCGGCCGAAGGCTCTAAAAAGGCGGGTAAACGCCTGGGTCGTGGTATCGGTTCTGGCCTCGGCAAAACCGGTGGTCGTGGTCACAAAGGTCAGAACTCTCGTTCTGGCGGTGGCGTACGTCGCGGTTTCGAGGGTGGCCAGATGCCACTGTACCGTCGTCTGCCGAAGTTCGGTTTCACCTCTCGCAAAGCAGCGATCACAGCGGAAATCCGTCTGTCTGACCTGGCGAAAGTTGAAGGCGGCGTTGTAGACCTGAACACGCTGAAAGCAGCAAACATTATCGGTATCCAGATCGAGTTCGCGAAAGTGATCCTGGCTGGTGAAGTTTCTACTCCGGTAACTGTTCGTGGCCTGCGTGTTACTAAAGGTGCTCGTGCTGCTATCGAAGCTGCTGGCGGTAAAATTGAGGAATAAGTAGCAGATGGCTAAGCAACCGGGATTAGATTTTCAAAGTGCCAAAGGTGGATTTGGCGAGCTGAAACGCAGACTGCTGTTTGTTATCGGCGCGCTGATTGTGTTCCGTATTGGCTCTTTTATTCCGATCCCTGGTATCGATGCCGCTGTACTTGCCAAACTGCTTGAGCAACAGCGAGGCACCATCATTGAAATGTTCAACATGTTCTCTGGTGGTGCTCTCAGCCGTGCTTCTATCTTCGCATTGGGTATTATGCCGTACATTTCGGCATCTATTATTATCCAGCTGCTGACGGTCGTTCATCCGGCCCTGGCAGAGTTGAAGAAAGAAGGGGAGTCTGGACGTCGTAAGATTAGTCAGTACACCCGTTACGGTACTCTGGTGCTGGCAATATTCCAGTCGATCGGTATTGCTACCGGTCTGCCGAATATGCCTGGTATGCAGGGCCTGGTGTTAAACCCGGGCTTTGCATTCTACTTCACCGCTGTTGTAAGTCTGGTCACAGGGACAATGTTCCTGATGTGGCTCGGCGAACAGATTACTGAGCGTGGTATCGGTAACGGTATCTCAATCATTATCTTCGCCGGTATTGTTGCGGGCCTCCCGCCAGCCATCGCCCATACTATCGAGCAAGCGCGTCAAGGCGACCTGCACTTCCTCCTGTTGCTGTTGGTTGCAGTATTAGTATTTGCAGTGACGTTCTTTGTTGTCTTCGTTGAACGTGGCCAACGCCGCATTGTGGTGAACTACGCTAAACGTCAGCAGGGTCGTCGTGTCTATGCTGCACAGAGCACACATTTACCGCTGAAAGTGAACATGGCGGGGGTTATCCCGGCTATCTTCGCTTCCAGTATTATTCTGTTCCCGGCAACCATCGCGTCATGGTTCGGGGGCGGTACTGGTTGGAACTGGCTGACAACAATTTCGCTGTATTTGCAGCCTGGGCAACCACTTTATGTGTTACTCTATGCGTCTGCGATCATCTTCTTCTGTTTCTTCTACACGGCGTTGGTCTTCAACCCGCGTGAAACAGCAGATAACCTGAAGAAGTCCGGTGCATTTGTACCAGGAATTCGTCCGGGAGAGCAAACGGCGAAGTATATCGATAAAGTAATGACTCGCCTGACTTTGGTTGGTGCGCTTTATATTACTTTTATCTGCCTGATCCCGGAGTTCATGCGTGATGCAATGAAAGTACCGTTCTACTTCGGTGGGACCTCACTGCTTATCGTTGTTGTCGTGATTATGGACTTTATGGCTCAAGTGCAAACTCTGATGATGTCCAGTCAGTATGAGTCTGCATTGAAGAAGGCGAACCTGAAAGGCTACGGCCGCTAAATGGTCGCCTGAGAAGTTACGGAGAGTAAAAATGAAAGTTCGTGCTTCCGTCAAGAAATTATGCCGTAACTGCAAAATCGTTAAGCGTGATGGTGTCATCCGTGTGATTTGCAGTGCCGAGCCGAAGCATAAACAGCGCCAAGGCTGATTATTTCGCATATTTTTCTTGCAAAGTTGGGTTGAGCTGGCTAGATTAGCCAGCCAATCTTTTGTATGTCTGTACGTTTCCATTTGAGTATCCTGAAAACGGGCTTTTCAGCATGGTGCGTACATATTAAATAGTAGGAGTGCATAGTGGCCCGTATAGCAGGCATTAACATTCCTGATCAGAAACATGCTGTGATCGCATTAACTTCGATCTACGGCGTCGGCAAGACCCGTTCTAAAGCCATTCTGGCTGCAGCGGGTATCGCTGAAGATGTTAAGATCAGTGAGCTGTCTGAAGAACAAATCGACACGCTGCGTGACGAAGTTGCCAAATTTGTCGTTGAAGGTGATCTGCGCCGTGAAATCAGCATGAGCATCAAGCGCCTGATGGATCTTGGTTGCTATCGCGGTTTGCGTCATCGTCGTGGTCTGCCAGTGCGCGGTCAGCGTACTAAGACCAACGCACGTACCCGTAAGGGTCCGCGCAAACCGATCAAGAAATAATCGGGGTGATTGAATAATGGCAAAGGCACCAGTTCGTGCACGTAAACGTGTAAGAAAACAAGTCTCTGACGGCGTGGCTCATATCCATGCTTCTTTCAACAACACCATCGTTACTATTACTGATCGTCAGGGTAACGCATTGGGTTGGGCAACAGCCGGTGGTTCCGGTTTCCGTGGTTCTCGCAAATCCACTCCGTTCGCAGCTCAGGTTGCAGCAGAGCGTTGCGCAGAAGCCGTAAAAGAATACGGCATCAAGAATCTGGAAGTTATGGTTAAAGGTCCGGGTCCGGGTCGTGAATCTACTGTTCGCGCTCTGAACGCCGCTGGTTTCCGCATCACGAATATTACTGATGTGACTCCGATCCCTCATAACGGTTGTCGTCCGCCGAAAAAACGTCGCGTATAACGCTCCGTTTTTTAGGTTAGTTGGAGATAGAAAATGGCAAGATATTTGGGTCCTAAGCTCAAGCTGAGCCGTCGTGAGGGCACCGACTTATTCCTTAAGTCTGGCGTTCGCGCGATCGATACCAAGTGTAAAATTGAACAAGCTCCTGGCCAGCACGGTGCGCGTAAACCGCGTCTGTCTGACTATGGTGTGCAGTTGCGTGAAAAGCAAAAAGTTCGCCGTATGTACGGTGTGCTGGAGCGTCAGTTCCGTAACTACTATAAAGAAGCAGCACGTCTGAAAGGCAACACAGGTGAAAACCTGCTGGCTCTGCTGGAAGGTCGTCTGGACAACGTTGTATACCGTATGGGCTTCGGCGCTACTCGTGCTGAATCACGTCAGCTGGTTAGCCACAAAGCAATCATGGTAAACGGTCGTGTTGTTAACATCGCTTCTTATCAGGTTAAAGCGAATGACGTTGTTAGCATTCGTGAGAAAGCGAAAAAGCAATCTCGCGTGAAGGCCGCTCTGGAGCTGGCTGAGCAGCGTGAAAAGCCAACCTGGCTGGAAGTTGATGCTGGCAAGATGGAAGGTACGTTCAAGCGTCAGCCAGAACGTTCTGATCTGTCTGCGGACATTAACGAACACCTGATCGTCGAGCTTTACTCCAAGTAAAGCTTAGTACCAAAGAGAGGACACAATGCAGGGTTCTGTGACAGAGTTTCTAAAACCGCGCCTGGTAGATATCGAGCAAGTGAGTTCGACGCACGCCAAGGTGACCCTTGAGCCTTTAGAGCGTGGCTTTGGCCATACTCTGGGTAACGCACTGCGCCGTATTCTGCTCTCATCGATGCCGGGTTGCGCGGTGACCGAGGTTGAGATTGATGGTGTACTTCATGAGTACAGCACCAAAGAAGGCGTTCAGGAAGATATCCTTGAAATCCTGCTCAACCTGAAAGGGCTGGCGGTGAGAGTTCAGGGTAAAGATGAAGTTATTCTTACTCTGAATAAATCTGGCATTGGCCCTGTGACTGCAGCCGACATCACCCACGACGGTGATGTTGAAATCGTCAAGCCGCAGCACGTGATCTGCCACCTGACCGATGAGAACGCAGCTATTAGCATGCGTATCAAAGTTCAGCGCGGTCGTGGTTATGTGCCGGCTTCTGCCCGAATTCATTCGGAAGAAGATGAGCGCCCAATCGGCCGTCTGCTGGTCGACGCATGCTATAGCCCTGTAGAGCGTATTGCCTACAATGTTGAAGCAGCGCGTGTAGAACAGCGTACCGACCTGGACAAGCTGGTCATCGAAATGGAAACCAACGGCACAATCGATCCTGAAGAGGCGATTCGTCGTGCGGCAACCATCCTGGCAGAACAACTGGAAGCTTTCGTTGACTTACGTGATGTACGTCAGCCGGAAGTGAAAGAAGAGAAACCAGAATTCGATCCGATCCTGCTGCGCCCTGTTGACGATCTCGAATTGACTGTCCGCTCTGCTAACTGCCTCAAGGCAGAAGCTATCCACTATATCGGTGATCTGGTACAGCGTACCGAGGTTGAGTTGCTGAAAACGCCGAACCTGGGTAAAAAATCTCTTACTGAGATTAAAGACGTGCTGGCTTCACGTGGTCTGTCTCTGGGCATGCGCCTGGAAAACTGGCCACCGGCAAGCATTGCTGACGAGTAACCGGATCACAGGTTAAGGTTTTACTGAGAAGGATAAGGTCATGCGCCATCGTAAGAGTGGTCGTCAACTGAACCGCAACAGCAGCCATCGCCAGGCTATGTTCCGCAACATGGCAGGTTCACTGGTTCGTCATGAGATCATCAAGACGACCCTGCCTAAAGCGAAAGAGCTGCGTCGCGTAGTTGAGCCGCTGATTACTCTTGCCAAGACTGACAGCGTTGCTAATCGTCGTCTGGCATTCGCCCGTACTCGTGATAACGAGATCGTGGCAAAACTGTTTAACGAACTGGGCCCGCGTTTCGCGAGCCGTGCCGGTGGTTACACTCGCATTCTGAAGTGTGGTTTCCGTGCAGGCGACAACGCGCCGATGGCTTACATCGAGCTGGTTGATCGTTCAGAGAAAGCAGAAGCTGCTGCAGAGTAATCTGCAGTAACGTAAAAAAACCCGCTTCGGCGGGTTTTTTTATATCCGCGATACCCCCACTTCTCTACAATGTCTGTATCAATTCTGTTCATCCCCCGGAGCTGGTAATGTGGTTGCTCGACCAGTGGGCAGAACGCCATATTCGCGATGCCCAAAGAAAAGGTGAATTCGACGATCTTCCGGGTAGCGGCGAACCCCTTGTGCTTGACGATGATTCGCACATCGCGCCTGAACTGCGCGCAGGATACCGTTTACTGAAAAATGCCGGCTGTCTCCCTCCTGAGCTCGAACAGCGCAGAGAGGCTGTAGAACTGTCCGATCTTCTCAACGGGATCCGCCATGACGATCCGCAATACTCTGAACTTAGCCGCCGCCTCGCCCTGCTTGAACTCAAACTGCGCCAGGCTGGGATGAATACTGATTTCCTTCGCGGTGAGTACGGTGAAAGATTGATGCTGAAAATAAACGAGGAGTAGTTATGTACCGTATCGGTGAACTTGCGAAGCTTGCGAACGTCACGCCGGATACCATCCGATATTACGAAAAGCAGCAGATGATCGATCATGAAGTTCGTACAGAGGGAGGCTTTCGCCTTTATACCGATAACGATCTGCAGCGACTGCGGTTTATTCGTTATGCGCGTCAGCTCGGCTTCACGCTGGATTCGATCCGTGAGTTATTATCGATCCGCATCGATCCGGAGCATCACACCTGCCAGGAATCTAAAAGCATTGTGCAGGCCCGGCTGGATGAAGTTGAAGCACGTATTCAGGAATTGCAAACCATGCAGCGCTCTCTGCAAAGGCTGAATGATGCCTGCTGCGGGACGGCCCACAGCAGTATTTACTGTTCAATTCTCGAAGCCCTTGAACAGGGAGCGAGTGGAGAAAAACAGGGCTGTTGATTTTTAGTTCATCCGGGTCTAGACTCCCGTCGTCATAAACCCTGCTCTGGAGACATTATGAGCCGCTATCAGCACACGAAAGGACAAATAAAGGACAATGCCATTGAGGCGTTACTTCACGACCCGTTATTCAGGCAACGCGTTGAGAAGAATAAAAAAGGGAAAGGAAGTTATCTGCGTAAAAACAAGCATGAAAAACGGGGTAACTGGGAGGCCAGTGGCAAGCAAGCGAATCGCTTATTTACCACTGGCCTTCCTGCTTTTATCTGTTGATTATACGCGGTTATTCTGCTCTTTTAACAGATCGCGGATCTCACTCAGCAGCACTTCTTCTTTCGTTGGTGCAGGTGCAGCAGCCGGCTCTTCTTTTTTACGGTTGAGCCTGTTGATCAGCTTGATAGCCATAAAAATGGCAAACGCGACAATCACAAAATCAAATACGTTCTGAATAAATACGCCGTAGTGCATTACTACTGCCGGAACATCACCTTGCGCTTCACGCAGCGTGAAAGCGAATTGTTTGAAATCAATGCCCCCGATTAATAGCCCTAAAGGTGGCATGATAATGTCGGCCACTAATGATGAAACAATCTTGCCGAATGCTGCACCAATAATGACACCCACTGCCAAATCCACCACGTTCCCGCGCATCGCAAATTCGCGAAATTCTTTAATAAAACTCATTGTTCTCTCCTTGTGCCAGCTGACGAGTATAAGTTTAACAAATGATTAGCCAATTGCCATTCGGGATAATTGAACGTTATGAAAAATAAAAGGCACAGAAATAAAAAGGATAAAGTACGGGTGCTCATTCTCGAGCACCCAAATCTTTAAAGGAAGAATGGACTTGGCTGGAATAAACGTTCGACGTCGGTAATAAACTTTTTAT contains:
- the rpmD gene encoding 50S ribosomal protein L30, which gives rise to MAKTIKITQTRSAIGRLPKHKATLLGLGLRRIGHTVEREDTPAVRGMVNAVYFMVKVEE
- the rplV gene encoding 50S ribosomal protein L22, with translation METLAQHRHARSSAQKVRLVADLIRGKKVSQALDILTYTNKKAAVLVKKVLESAIANAEHNDGADIDDLKVAKIFVDEGPSMKRIMPRAKGRADRILKRTSHITVVVSDR
- the rpsN gene encoding 30S ribosomal protein S14, encoding MAKQSMKAREVKRVALADKFFAKRAELKAIISDVNASDEDRWNAVLKLQSLPRDSSPSRQRNRCRQTGRPHGYVGKFGLSRIKLREAAMRGEVPGLKKASW
- the rplE gene encoding 50S ribosomal protein L5 translates to MAKLHDYYKDEVVNKLMTEFNYNSVMQVPRVEKITLNMGVGEAIADKKLLDNAAADLTAISGQKPLITKARKSVAGFKIRQGYPIGCKVTLRGERMWEFFERLITIAVPRIRDFRGLSAKSFDGRGNYSMGVREQIIFPEIDYDKVDRVRGLDITITTTAKSDEEGRALLAAFDFPFRK
- the rplR gene encoding 50S ribosomal protein L18 translates to MDKKSARIRRATRARRKLKELGATRLVVHRTPRHIYAQVIAPNGSEVLVAASTVEKAISEQLKYTGNKDAAAAVGKAVAERALEKGISNVSFDRSGFQYHGRVQALADAAREAGLQF
- the rpsS gene encoding 30S ribosomal protein S19, whose translation is MPRSLKKGPFIDLHLLKKVEKAVESGDKKPLRTWSRRSTIFPNMIGLTIAVHNGRQHVPVFVTDEMVGHKLGEFAPTRTYRGHAADKKAKKK
- the rplN gene encoding 50S ribosomal protein L14, giving the protein MIQEQTMLNVADNSGARRVMCIKVLGGSHRRYAGVGDIIKITIKEAIPRGKVKKGDVLKAVVVRTKKGVRRPDGSVIRFDGNACVILNNNSEQPIGTRIFGPVTRELRTEKFMKIISLAPEVL
- the rplF gene encoding 50S ribosomal protein L6; translated protein: MSRVAKAPVVIPAGVDVKIDGQVITIKGKNGELTRTLNKAVEVKHADNALTFGPRDGFVDGWAQAGTARALLNSMVVGVTEGFTKKLQLVGVGYRAAIKGNAVGLSLGFSHPVEHPLPAGITAECPTQTEIVLKGADKQLIGQVAADLRAYRRPEPYKGKGVRYADEVVRTKEAKKK
- the rpsH gene encoding 30S ribosomal protein S8 is translated as MSMQDPIADMLTRIRNGQAANKVAVTMPSAKLKVAIANVLKEEGFIEDFKVEGDTKPELELTLKYFQGKAVVESIQRVSRPGLRIYKKKDELPKVMAGLGIAVVSTSKGVMTDRAARQAGLGGEIICYVA
- the rplP gene encoding 50S ribosomal protein L16, yielding MLQPKRTKFRKVHKGRNRGLAQGTDVSFGTFGLKAVGRGRLTARQIEAARRAMTRAVKRQGKIWIRVFPDKPITEKPLEVRMGKGKGNVEYWVALIQPGKVLYEMDGVPEELAREAFGLAAAKLPIKTTFVTKTVM
- the rpsQ gene encoding 30S ribosomal protein S17; its protein translation is MTDKIRTLQGRVVSDKMEKSIVVAIERIVKHPIYGKFIKRTTKLHVHDENNECGIGDKVEIRECRPLSKTKSWTLVRVVEKAVL
- the rpsE gene encoding 30S ribosomal protein S5, which gives rise to MAHIEKQAGELQEKLIAVNRVSKTVKGGRIFSFTALTVVGDGNGRVGFGYGKAREVPAAIQKAMEKARRNMINVALNNGTLQHPVKGVHTGSRVFMQPASEGTGIIAGGAMRAVLEVAGVHNVLAKAYGSTNPINVVRATIDGLENMNSPEMVAAKRGKSVEEILG
- the rplO gene encoding 50S ribosomal protein L15 translates to MRLNTLSPAEGSKKAGKRLGRGIGSGLGKTGGRGHKGQNSRSGGGVRRGFEGGQMPLYRRLPKFGFTSRKAAITAEIRLSDLAKVEGGVVDLNTLKAANIIGIQIEFAKVILAGEVSTPVTVRGLRVTKGARAAIEAAGGKIEE
- the rplX gene encoding 50S ribosomal protein L24, which gives rise to MAAKIRRDDEVIVLTGKDKGKRGKVKNVLSSGKLVVEGINLVKKHQKPVPALNQPGGIVEKEAAIQVSNVAIFNAATGKADRVGFRFEDGKKVRFFKSNSETIK
- the rpsC gene encoding 30S ribosomal protein S3; its protein translation is MGQKVHPNGIRLGIVKPWNSTWFANTKEFADNLDSDFKVRQYLTKELAKASVSRIVIERPAKSIRVTIHTARPGIVIGKKGEDVEKLRKVVADIAGVPAQINIAEVRKPELDAKLVADSITSQLERRVMFRRAMKRAVQNAMRLGAKGIKVEVSGRLGGAEIARTEWYREGRVPLHTLRADIDYNTSEAHTTYGVIGVKVWIFKGEILGGMAAVEQPEKPAAQPKKQQRKGRK
- the rpmC gene encoding 50S ribosomal protein L29 yields the protein MKAKELREKSVEELNAELLNLLREQFNLRMQAASGQLQQTHLLKQVRRNVARVKTLLTQKAGA